From Opisthocomus hoazin isolate bOpiHoa1 chromosome 10, bOpiHoa1.hap1, whole genome shotgun sequence, a single genomic window includes:
- the LIPC gene encoding hepatic triacylglycerol lipase, with translation MKSLQLLSFLLLSSIVTPANTYGRKKKETLGSQRQHPRTKKDQQNLETKFRLYTDATEEGCQIFLNQLETLDKCSFNASLPLVMIVHGWSVDGILEGWIWKMAAALKSQHKQTNVIIADWLTFAHQHYPIAVQNTRYIGQEIADFLEWLEESIQFSRSNAHLIGYSLGAHVSGFAGSYISGTSKIGRITGLDPAGPLFEGMSPTDRLSPDDANFVDAIHTFTKQHMGLSVGIKQPVAHFDFYPNGGTFQPGCHIMHVYSHIAQYGITGITQTVKCAHERSVHLFIDSLLHNDKQSTAYWCNDINTFNKGMCLSCRKNRCNTLGYNIREERLPKSRRLFLKTRAHMPFKVYHYQFKIHFVNEIQGKQIDPTFTISLTGTKEDAKNLPIPLVEGINGNKTYSFLITLDTDIGELVTIKFKWEGTAVWENIWDTVQTIIPWTKGTRRPGLIVKTIRVKAGETQQKMTFCSQSIDNLHLHPAQEKTFVRCEDRFRRQNRK, from the exons AGACACTGGGATCCCAGAGACAGCACCCTAGAACAAAGAAAGATCAGCAAAACTTAGAAACCAAATTTCGACTCTATACAGATGCAACTGAAGAAGGctgtcagatttttttaaatcagttggaGACTCTTGACAAATGCAGTTTCAATGCCTCTCTTCCTCTGGTGATGATAGTCCATGGCTGGTCG GTGGATGGAATATTAGAAGGTTGGATTTGGAAAATGGCAGCAGCTCTGAAGTCTCAGCACAAACAAACTAACGTGATCATTGCAGACTGGCTTACATTTGCTCACCAGCACTATCCCATTGCTGTACAAAACACACGCTACATAGGACAGGAGATCGCAGACTTTCTGGAATGGCTGGAG GAATCCATTCAATTTTCAAGAAGCAATGCTCATCTAATTGGGTACAGCCTAGGAGCTCATGTTTCAGGATTTGCTGGAAGTTATATCAGCGGTACAAGCAAGATTGGAAGAATAACAG GCCTTGACCCTGCCGGTCCCTTGTTTGAAGGAATGTCACCAACAGATCGTTTATCTCCAGATGATGCAAACTTTGTAGACGCAATTCATACATTCACTAAGCAGCACATGGGTCTCAGTGTTGGCATCAAGCAGCCTGTGGCTCACTTCGACTTTTATCCCAATGGAGGCACCTTTCAGCCTGGCTGTCACATCATGCACGTGTATAGCCACATTGCACAATACGGAATCACTG GCATCACTCAAACTGTGAAATGTGCCCATGAGAGGTCAGTTCATTTGTTCATCGACTCTCTGCTTCACAACGATAAGCAAAGCACGGCATACTGGTGCAACGACATCAACACTTTCAACAAAGGAATGTGCCTCAGCTGTAGAAAGAACCGGTGCAACACGCTGGGCTACAACATCAGGGAGGAAAGGCTCCCAAAAAGCAGACGACTCTTTTTGAAAACAAGAGCACATATGCCTTTCAAAG TCTATCATTATCAGTTCAAGATCCACTTCGTTAATGAAATCCAAGGCAAGCAGATAGACCCAACTTTTACCATCTCTCTGACAGGCACTAAGGAGGATGCTAAAAACCTGCCCATCCCACT AGTTGAAGGCATTAATGGGAATAAAACCTACTCTTTTCTCATCACCCTGGACACTGACATTGGTGAGCTAGTAACAATCAAGTTCAAATGGGAAGGAACTGCAGTTTGGGAAAATATCTGGGACACAGTGCAAACCATAATACCATGGACAAAGGGCACACGTCGACCAGGACTTATAGTGAAGACCATAAGAGTGAAAGCAGGGGAAACACAGCAAAA AATGACATTTTGTTCTCAAAGCATTGACAACCTTCACCTTCATCCAGCCCAAGAGAAAACATTTGTGAGGTGTGAAGATCGCTTTCggagacaaaacagaaaatga